From one Microbacterium aurum genomic stretch:
- the sucD gene encoding succinate--CoA ligase subunit alpha, translating to MSIYLNKDSKVIVQGITGGEGTKHTALMLKAGTNVVGGVNARKAGTTVSHTDAAGNAVELPVFGSVAEAIEATGADVSIAFVPPAFTKDAMVEAIDTEIPLLVVITEGVPVGDTAEAWAYAKSKGNKTRIIGPNCPGIITPGEALVGITPANITGKGPIGLVSKSGTLTYQMMFELRDLGFSTAIGIGGDPIIGTTHIDALEAFEADPETKAIVMIGEIGGDAEERAAEYIKAHVTKPVVGYVAGFTAPEGKTMGHAGAIVSGSAGTAQAKKEALEAAGVKVGKTPSETAALMREIIETL from the coding sequence ATGTCGATCTACCTCAACAAGGACTCCAAGGTCATCGTCCAGGGCATCACCGGCGGCGAGGGCACCAAGCACACCGCGCTCATGCTGAAGGCGGGCACCAACGTCGTCGGCGGCGTCAACGCGCGCAAGGCCGGCACGACGGTCTCACACACGGATGCCGCGGGCAACGCGGTCGAGCTCCCGGTCTTCGGCTCCGTCGCCGAGGCCATCGAGGCGACCGGCGCCGACGTGTCGATCGCGTTCGTGCCGCCGGCGTTCACGAAGGACGCGATGGTCGAGGCCATCGACACCGAGATCCCCCTCCTCGTCGTCATCACCGAGGGCGTGCCCGTCGGCGACACCGCCGAGGCGTGGGCGTACGCGAAGAGCAAGGGCAACAAGACCCGCATCATCGGACCGAACTGCCCCGGCATCATCACCCCCGGTGAGGCGCTCGTCGGCATCACGCCCGCGAACATCACGGGCAAGGGGCCGATCGGCCTCGTCTCGAAGTCGGGCACGCTGACCTACCAGATGATGTTCGAGCTGCGCGACCTGGGCTTCTCGACCGCGATCGGCATCGGCGGCGACCCGATCATCGGCACGACGCACATCGACGCCCTCGAGGCGTTCGAGGCCGACCCCGAGACGAAGGCGATCGTCATGATCGGCGAGATCGGCGGCGACGCCGAGGAGCGCGCGGCCGAGTACATCAAGGCGCACGTGACCAAGCCGGTCGTCGGCTACGTCGCCGGGTTCACCGCTCCCGAAGGCAAGACGATGGGCCACGCCGGCGCGATCGTCTCGGGCTCGGCGGGCACCGCGCAGGCGAAGAAGGAGGCCCTCGAGGCCGCTGGCGTCAAGGTCGGGAAGACCCCGTCCGAGACCGCCGCCCTGATGCGCGAGATCATCGAGACGCTGTAA